A stretch of the Drosophila sulfurigaster albostrigata strain 15112-1811.04 chromosome 2L, ASM2355843v2, whole genome shotgun sequence genome encodes the following:
- the LOC133850380 gene encoding LOW QUALITY PROTEIN: uncharacterized protein LOC133850380 (The sequence of the model RefSeq protein was modified relative to this genomic sequence to represent the inferred CDS: substituted 1 base at 1 genomic stop codon): protein MGATLNRRRRRGQSFVASVAAPPRCCTLWNLLLLPLALAILLSSGTVQSLTMTEIRIPKHIMRHEDAVLGCKFDLDGESLYSVKWYKDGFEFYRYVPRDMPPGQVFPLPGVDVELQNSTDIAVVLRSVSLQSTGRYRCEVSGEAPSFQTVSGHEDMIVVVTPKHGPQITGGQPRYQIGDMVRVNCTSAASKPVCHLSWLINGMHANRSLLRPYEPKVVGREGLEVARLGLEFRVRGXHFKHGDMKLKCVAKISSVYWQSNEESVESDKHQRIPVLESRETVRQLDKSAEDKQLKKSRRPAAATSAAAAAAAAAAAASSASAAVFMSWSRILATSSESLSSESIARISLYALPVLIAFLCNARASLCAKLATTPTSKEEANSCQQHDRRLLAQLSDDSTPCR, encoded by the exons ATGGGTGCAACTTTGAATAGACGACGCCGGCGTGGCCAAAGCTTCGTTGCCTCTGTTGCTGCCCCACCTCGTTGCTGCACGTTGTGgaacctgctgctgcttcctttGGCATTGGCAATCCTGCTCTCGAGTG GCACTGTTCAGAGTCTGACAATGACTGAGATTCGCATACCGAAGCACATCATGAGACATGAGGATGCCGTGTTGGGCTGTAAATTCGATTTGGATGGCGAGTCGCTCTACTCGGTGAAATGGTATAAAGATGGCTTCGAATTCTATCGCTATGTGCCACGTGATATGCCACCTGGACAGGTGTTTCCGTTGCCCGGCGTCGATGTCGAG ttgcaaaacTCGACGGACATTGCCGTCGTTCTGCGCTCGGTGAGCCTACAGTCGACGGGTCGTTATCGGTGCGAAGTGTCCGGCGAGGCGCCTTCGTTCCAGACAGTTTCCGGTCATGAGGACATGATTGTTGTGG TTACACCCAAGCATGGACCACAAATCACCGGCGGTCAGCCTCGATACCAAATTGGCGACATGGTGCGCGTCAATTGCACTTCGGCGGCATCGAAGCCGGTCTGCCATCTCAGCTGGCTGATTAACGGCATGCACGCCAATCGCTCGCTGCTGCGACCCTATGAACCCAAAGTTGTTGGACGCGAGGGTCTCGAGGTGGCGCGCCTTGGCCTCGAGTTTCGTGTGCGCGGATGACATTTCAAGCATGGCGACATGAAGTTGAAG TGTGTCGCCAAAATCTCCTCTGTGTACTGGCAAAGCAACGAGGAGAGCGTCGAGAGTGACAAGCATCAGCGCATTCCAGTGCTCGAGTCAAGGGAAACAGTGAGGCAGCTGGACAAATCAGCGGAAG ACAAGCAGCTCAAGAAGAGTCGTCGTCCTGCGGCCGCAACAtccgcagctgcagcagcggcagcagcagcagctgctgcatcgAGTGCGTCCGCAGCTGTGTTCATGAGCTGGTCACGCATATTAGCGACATCGTCGGAGTCGCTGTCGTCGGAGTCCATTGCACGCATTTCGCTGTACGCGCTGCCCGTCTTAATAGCATTTCTGTGTAATGCTCGCGCCAGTCTATGCGCTAAGCTGGCGACAACACCCACAAGCAAAGAGGAGGCAAACAGCTGCCAGCAACATGACCGCCGCCTGTTGGCCCAATTAAGCGACGACTCCACGCCGTGCAGATAA
- the LOC133850388 gene encoding calsequestrin-2 has protein sequence MYSKNKSKVLQTLEESVPPLNQDDAVEMMAQMVRQPTSNPIEAGLRLGRIDKDQSIMHMESQLKLHAAMEHFDATPEQLDNVFPVSDKELTELVEATVSLMDADDDDEDDDEEDDEDDDEDDDDDDDEEDDDDDDDDYAEENEKVAKPLANDKLEADSVQRFSVNHKTF, from the coding sequence ATGTACTCCAAGAACAAATCGAAAGTGCTGCAGACGTTGGAGGAGTCTGTGCCGCCTCTGAACCAGGATGATGCCGTCGAGATGATGGCTCAAATGGTACGTCAGCCAACGAGTAATCCCATCGAGGCTGGACTGCGTCTGGGCAGGATTGATAAGGACCAGAGCATTATGCATATGGAGAGTCAATTGAAACTACATGCGGCCATGGAACATTTCGATGCGACGCCGGAACAACTGGACAATGTGTTTCCAGTCAGTGATAAGGAACTGACCGAACTCGTTGAGGCAACTGTCTCACTGATGGAtgctgacgatgacgatgaagatgatgatgaagaggaTGATGAAGACGATgacgaagatgatgatgatgatgatgatgaggaggatgatgatgatgacgacgatgattaTGCAGAGGAGAATGAGAAAGTCGCAAAGCCTTTAGCAAATGATAAGCTGGAAGCTGACTCTGTTCAACGCTTTAGTGTCAATCACAAAACATTCTGA